Genomic DNA from Dermacentor variabilis isolate Ectoservices chromosome 6, ASM5094787v1, whole genome shotgun sequence:
ccctgtattcacgataacaaggttatgttgctcacaaaggtctagcactgacttcccgttgttgtcggtatagccatctaaatcctgtatgtgggcattcatgtcacctaataggacaatttcagcaccattcccgaaacgctgaatatcagcacttatgcattccactaactctttattcttctctgtgcaattatttccggtccacaaatacgtaacgcccagcaaagttttttccccactcattgtacctgataaccaaagatgctcttgacatattgaatttactgttttccatttggctccctgatggataagCATTCCGActcctccttcctttctttccgacttagttttgttgcacccttcccgatcataattctcaataactggcggctctactgaatctctaaggtgcgtttctgtaaccgcatacacccctatttgtacccattaactgctcctcaatctctgcctacttttcctttcttctgccaccctgcatgtttatgtagcctattgcatgttgagctctctttcttgctttcctccttttcttgctattgacggcgatgctcttctgaggttcccctggggaccttcttcattactatctactctggcctcaTGAGCACCCGCGGGCCTCCTAAAAAGCAACAGGGCGACCACCAATTCGCCAGCCCACTTtttgtgccagcctgtaattgaagtgaatcccatctcgtttaataccaccacaccttctcacttccctgtttacttcgacaacctcgaagcttttctctcggctcattttccatattgcctcattagcagccattacggctctttgtacgtgactgtcacatacaggcacctctggcaccgtgcacaccacgatctgcaccggAGGGGAtacctcgcgcaagtcgtccacccccttcgcgaagcgctgggctagtcgtgtccctttcctgttcaggacgtcattttgTCCACCTGCTCGTATGACGAGGTTGCGCCCGTGTGAATTTCCGCGAGCTTTtgtttgctcgctccatgacagaacccagtgtccgccctagaaatgtccctaccgccacttttttatcgcctttcaccctctccacaattgcttttgagcaactagccatgtttgagtcgccggcgataatcaccctttccctctctcctacctctccttgcttcccttagtccttttccgcgtgattcgaacTCTGCAAGGGGCATTGTCctctgggctcctgctttttccgcgcggCGGCCTCGAGGTACCTGCctctctttccagctaacccttcatcacgctgcgCGAATTCCACGTACCCTGGtgacactccctcgcctgtcgcaGCTTTCGAGGTGAAAGCGCCGACTAACTGCGGTGGTAAGTGCAAGTGATGCTTTCAAAATTATGTCGTCATGGGTCTGGCTCCCCAGACCGCTTGAATACGATCCTTCTTTGCACGATACCGGCACAGTCTGACGGCGATGAAATGGCTGTTGCCCACTGAATATGCCCTCGCTTTATTGGGACTTGGATATTTATACTTTTGACAATAAAGCCACGTGTCCGCGGAAATGCATCTATGCTGAATATTAAGGGTTACTAGCGTTTCTTGTTATATAGTTTTCCATATATAATGcagttaatgaaacatgtttgtTGTTTTATACTCTTTGCAGCCACAAGGGAAGAGATGGcaagagaaacaaaaaacaagacaGTGCCCATTCCACCGATCAGGCTGTCAGATGTGGAGGACTTGCCCCTCTCTGAAGAGGAGGTGGATGCTAAAAAGAACATAAGACAGGTACATGCATATTTTGCTTTGTCAATACAGAGTAAACACCAGACTACTAAGTTTTCAACAGTGTCACTAATCTCCAGTATTGTCATCCATTATAGCAGGACAAGGCCAAGCAGGCAAATCAGGCTGCATCAAGAAAGCAGCAGTACGAGGCTGTGCTCCGACAGCACATGGCACATGCCCTAAAGAATGTCGATGTTGCTAAGGAGGCCAAAGAGGTTGATGCACCTTTGCCCACacctcgcacctccaccaaacAGTCAAGAGGGTCACAAGTATGTAGAAGAGAAACAAGTATCTTGCAGTGCCTGAAAGATCAACACAGCTGCGCAATGTTAACTTCTGACGTGCCTTTATTGTGCTGCGGGGTATTACTGCATTGATGGCATGCTAACTTGCAAACACCTCGTCCCGATATGCTAGAGGATCGAAGTGGCCATGCACGCAGTCTTTTTTTAAACTGATAGCAATGTGCCAGGGAACTGATTCACGCCATATTTTGCTTATGTTGTGTTTGCACTGCATTGTTAAAACCACATATTCACTGAGATGCACACATTTATGCTTTTGCGTACATATGCTACAAATGTAGGTTAAAACATCAGCAGAAAGTGACTTCGTTAAGTGTTGACTTATGCAAAAAGGTATAAAATAGAGGTGGGTGACTTTAGGTACACTTTGAGGAGCAATTGCTAATGCTTAAAAGCTGGCACATAAACCAGTACGGTAGTCCGTATGTGGCCCAACGTTGCATACCCTTTGGCACCCTATTTCTCTCTGCTGTAGCAAAGTTTGTGAAACAAATGGAATGACTGGTATCTGGAGGTTCTTGCCCACTTAATTATTTAAGTGCTCACAGTCTTGTGACTTGACATTTGTAATGGGTACCTGGTACCATAATTGTAAAGTACCATTGAGTCGCCGTCAACTTGTGGTGACAACATGAATGTGTAAATGCGAATAAGGGTAAATTGTTGGGCAACTTAGTAGAAGCACATGGTAATGTGTTATGCAGCATTAAAATCGTTTTACGGAAACAAAGacactttttttgctttttttattctaGAAAATCATTTGCACATTGCACAAACCTTCACCATTAAGAACTATTTTTATTGGCTTCTTTAAGCTTACCGCTGTTTTCCTGTGGCCTGAAGAATGTCATCTTACGACCTCATGTGCGGGAAACCTTGTTCTTTCTTACCTTCCGCTTTGGCTAGCATTAGTTTGTGCCCCTTGAGACAAGCTCACATGGCATGACCAAAATAAGAAAACTTGTTTCAGTACTCTTGCTTTGACAGAACATTTGAAATATATTCCCTTATCACCGATAAATCATTGGGCAATCAATGAGATTCTTAAAGCACTACGTCAGTACCAGAGATCAAAAGAATTTATGATAAGCAATAGTTCGATGCTGTACACTGCACCACATCATCTTTGAGTTCTGGAGCGCCACCACagtcacactttctttttttgcataacacatgCTATTTTAGTCGTTTTTCTAAAATAGGTTGTTTCAGCACTAAAGTGTCGCTTAAAGCACTAAAGtgacacttaaagggacactaaaatgaAAATGATTTATTCTGCATCAGTAAGTTACCGTTCTACAACAGCAATAACAccgctcttacaacgataagacgtttgggtaatccagaaaaagcgcaagaacgaaatacgggtggcgacgcctacttaagttcccgcacctgggggctgtgacgtcttggattttgatggcatcttctagggcctactaattatatttagcggtgcagattgactacattgtgttctaaaggaaccaaatattaacatggcaagtttcgggaacctttattcagccaacgcggcccaaatgcgaaaacatactttggaatccctgacgtcatgctgacgtaccggcgctggggtttcggcgcgaaattcaaatgctgatacttggaccttcattttctcatctaataatcaaactatcttttttaaatgactgcctgcagggttctcaaacaatgcttaatTAGTCTAaagtgatttattgtttcgctttagtgtccctttaagtgcaaTTTTGTTAAACAATACGCCAACAAATAGCAAAAACATCTTGGCACACTGAAAGTGATGTGTGAAACTACATGTTCAGCTTGAAAGTTATGATAAAACCATGgcctgcagaaaaaaataatgttgtCGCTAATGCTTTTTGTGGATGATAAATGCATCACTATAAACTGCGTGGAAGGTCCCCCTGCTACCCAGCTTAGCACGCACGTCTCTGCCAAATATCTTTCTTATTACAGTCACTTTGAtcaaactttatgggtataaagttacTGCAATTTGAGAAAATTTGGCACTAACCTAGATACAATATAGGGAGCCCCAGCAATGCTGCTACTACTACCACAATCTTGGTGGATACCCCAATTTTGTTGTCGGAGTGTTTAAGTTGGAAAAAGTGTGTATGCACttcataatttgtttttttttcttgcacaggtCAAAAGGAAGCTGTATGATGAAACCAGCGATTCAACAGACGATGAGTCGCTGCTTTCTTCAAAAGAGCTAGTAACTGCACGAAAAGATGTAAAATACTGGAAAATGCAGTGCCGCATTGAGCGGGAGCACAAtgcatcattgaaaaaaaaaacacatctgtTTTTGGAAAATAACATTGGAATACAGCTGAACAATTTTAAGCATTGCTTCATTTTTATTGTAGTTGAGTGTATTATATGCTGTCTAACAATGACCACTTTTGATGTTTTCCTAGTTGCCCAAATACTTGACATGCAGAGAAGCGAGAGATGTGAAGGTAAGCAATCATAAATGCAGCACTGTCAGCTGTGAGGTACCTAATATCCTATATTATCAAGTGCTCATCAAAGTGTCACTTCTGAAGCTATGTTCCTGCAATATTTATTAAAACAACTTATATGCAGTTTTGTGGCAAGTTTGCAGGTGTATTTAACAAGCATTCTCTACGGAATACATTGTATTGGTGTAGCGAACTATTTTTGTTAAGTATTCTGATAAGAGAGAAGAGAAAACTTTGCACATGAGCATTATGGGAAATTGCAGCACGGACATTTGCATGGGATAACAGCAGTCAAGCTAAAGACCATGAATACATAGTGTTTTCCCAAACAGGCACATCAGCGCAGGTCAAAGTAACTCAAGTGTATACTTGCACGCAGAACTCAAACTTTTCATTGCACAGGTGTGAGCCAGCACAGACTGCAACAGCAGTTGTATTGCCACTGGCGCAACAGCTAGAGTCTCAAACGGCAACTGGCCGTAAGAGTTCTAAGTGTACCAGCAATATCACTCATTGCACATTTACGGTGATCAACTGCATATGCATCTCAAACTTTTTATTGTACAGGTGAGAGAGGACACAATTTCGAAGCACCACTAATGGCACCTGCTACGGAGCAGCCTAAGCGAGTGGCTACTTTTATCGAAGACGGTGAATGTACTTGCAACATAATTATTTGAACAAAAATTTGATGTGAACTTATTTTAATTATACTTATTATTGTCTGCTTCACATTTGCTGCTTTAGCACCAGGCTTGCCTGTGCCAGATGCCTTAGACGACACGGATGCCAGGACGGCAACTTATTTGTGACCACATCTGATGGACATGTGAGTATGGTTTTTGCTTACTTATACCACAAATTTATCGTCAGCACCCAATTCAAGTAAAACTTGTTCTTCAAGCTCTTCACATGGATGTGTTATAAGCAGCAGTTGTGTCTAGTGCTGTAATACTAGTTGACTCTGTATATAGCAAtcaacaccttttttttttcactttcttccaGTTCCACTTGTCTTGTGAAATTTTCGGcacgcctgagcaagcggaaaaaCTGTTCAGAAATAAAAAGCCAAGCATCCTTGTGAGAGACACGGCCCAGGTGATCTGGGGCAATGAAGTATTGGCAAAAAGAAGTGTCAATGGCAGACTCGCACCAACAAAAAGTGGCAACAGTGAGCAGCCATCCAAGCAGCTGACGCCTGCAAAGGTGGAGGTTGTTTATGGTAGGTACTTGTTGCTTAAGGTCTGTTAAAGAGTATACATTACTCCAGCTGATCACTGTGATCATTTCCTTGAGATACATTATTTTGATTGTAGATTGTCTGCGGCACTGGGGCCAGGTACACAACCAGGACATCAGCGCTGTGGAGCGTGTTCTGCCAAGGACCCTCAGTGAAAGAATTCAAGATGTAAAAAGAAAACTTCGCCTTCCACACTGAGAAAGTGCTGTCAAGTACTAGAGTACCACTAAATATATTTAAATGTACATACATTGTGTTTTGACTGCTGGAGTTTAGTGCTCTATGCATATGGCTGAGTCGTTGCTCAAAACAACCAGCTATACGCCCTTATCCGTGGTAGAAAAGCTCTGTATGGAAGCGTGAAACATAATCGACCATGTGAAACGTTTTTTACAGTGAAGAACTGAGCTTGATTTAATTCTGTCTACCAGAAGGACATTTCCAGCTCGGTAGCTGAGACTAAGTGGAAATTGCTTCTATTTCAGCTGGAAACGGCTTCGATTCTAGTTAATACAGGAACCCTTTCAAGCTAGAATGAAAGCATTCTCTAGCTGAAACAGGGACACTTTCCAACTGGAATAGGAGCACTTTCCAGCTGGAAGAGGAGCAATTTCCAATGTCCAGTAAATTTTTCCTCAGTCGCCTGCCAGGTTTCATCGGAATCTGGCATGCcatagaaaattaaattgttacCCCATGACCTGTCGTCAAGATCATCCTGCCGTGATTGCTAAGTGGTGACTAGTGCGGAAAGTTCGTCTGTTTGAGTGTGAATGGTGGCAATATCCTGGATGAGTTCGTCTAACCTTTTACAGTTTTCCTCTAGCTCATCTAACCTAGCTGTTTTGAATCGCAGTAGTTTTGGTTTCAATGGATGTCTGTCCAGTTTTAATAGCTCTAACGTCAGCTGCCAATTCCGTTTGTGTTAGAACTATGCAGCGAACGGGTGTGTACGTCCTTTAGCAAACGAAAAATAACTTTTATCTGTTCAGTGGGATCGGAAGGTAAATATTCAATGTCTATATAAAAGGGCTTCCGAGCGGTTGGTT
This window encodes:
- the LOC142584598 gene encoding uncharacterized protein LOC142584598 isoform X1; its protein translation is MARETKNKTVPIPPIRLSDVEDLPLSEEEVDAKKNIRQQDKAKQANQAASRKQQYEAVLRQHMAHALKNVDVAKEAKEVDAPLPTPRTSTKQSRGSQLPKYLTCREARDVKVSNHKCSTVSCEVPNILYYQVLIKVSLLKLCSCNIY
- the LOC142584598 gene encoding uncharacterized protein LOC142584598 isoform X2, coding for MARETKNKTVPIPPIRLSDVEDLPLSEEEVDAKKNIRQQDKAKQANQAASRKQQYEAVLRQHMAHALKNVDVAKEAKEVDAPLPTPRTSTKQSRGSQLPKYLTCREARDVKVREDTISKHH